Proteins from a genomic interval of Streptomyces sp. NBC_00820:
- the rpsR gene encoding 30S ribosomal protein S18, whose protein sequence is MAKPPVRKPKKKVCAFCKDKVTYVDYKDTNMLRKFISDRGKIRARRVTGNCTQHQRDVATAVKNSREMALLPYTSTAR, encoded by the coding sequence ATGGCGAAGCCGCCTGTGCGCAAGCCGAAGAAGAAGGTCTGCGCTTTCTGCAAGGACAAGGTCACGTACGTGGACTACAAGGACACGAACATGCTGCGGAAGTTCATTTCCGACCGCGGCAAGATCCGTGCCCGCCGCGTGACCGGCAACTGCACGCAGCACCAGCGTGACGTCGCCACGGCCGTCAAGAACAGCCGTGAGATGGCGCTGCTGCCCTACACGTCCACCGCGCGATAA
- a CDS encoding single-stranded DNA-binding protein has translation MAGETVITVVGNLVDDPELRFTPSGAAVAKFRIASTPRTFDRQTNEWKDGESLFLTCSVWRQAAENVAESLQKGMRVIVQGRLKQRSYEDREGVKRTVYELDVEEVGPSLRNATAKVTKTAGGGARGGQGGYGGGGGGQQGGGWGGSSGGGQQGGGAPADDPWASGAPAGGQQGGGGWGGSSGGGGGYSDEPPF, from the coding sequence ATGGCAGGCGAGACCGTTATCACGGTCGTCGGCAATCTTGTCGATGACCCCGAGCTGCGCTTCACCCCGTCCGGTGCGGCGGTCGCGAAGTTCCGCATCGCGTCCACTCCCCGCACCTTCGACCGCCAGACGAACGAGTGGAAGGACGGCGAGAGCCTGTTCCTGACCTGCTCGGTCTGGCGTCAGGCGGCGGAGAACGTCGCCGAGTCGCTCCAGAAGGGCATGCGCGTCATCGTGCAGGGCCGTCTGAAGCAGCGGTCCTACGAGGACCGTGAGGGCGTCAAGCGCACGGTCTACGAGCTGGACGTCGAGGAAGTCGGCCCCAGCCTGCGCAACGCCACGGCCAAGGTCACCAAGACCGCCGGTGGTGGCGCTCGCGGTGGCCAGGGCGGTTACGGCGGCGGTGGCGGCGGCCAGCAGGGCGGCGGCTGGGGCGGAAGCTCCGGCGGCGGCCAGCAGGGCGGCGGCGCTCCGGCCGACGACCCGTGGGCTTCCGGCGCTCCCGCCGGTGGCCAGCAGGGCGGCGGCGGCTGGGGCGGAAGCTCCGGCGGCGGTGGCGGCTACTCGGACGAGCCCCCCTTCTAA
- the rpsF gene encoding 30S ribosomal protein S6: MRHYEVMVILDPDLEERAVAPLIENFLAVVREGNGKVEKVDTWGRRRLSYEIKKKPEGIYSVIDLQAEPAVVKELDRQMNLNESVLRTKVLRPEMH; this comes from the coding sequence ATGCGTCACTACGAGGTGATGGTCATCCTCGACCCCGATCTGGAGGAGCGCGCTGTCGCCCCCCTGATCGAGAACTTCCTCGCCGTCGTCCGTGAGGGCAACGGCAAGGTGGAGAAGGTCGACACCTGGGGCCGTCGTCGTCTCTCGTACGAGATCAAGAAGAAGCCCGAGGGCATCTACTCGGTCATCGACCTGCAGGCCGAGCCTGCGGTCGTCAAGGAGCTCGACCGCCAGATGAACCTGAACGAGTCGGTCCTCCGGACCAAGGTCCTCCGTCCCGAGATGCACTGA